A stretch of Acipenser ruthenus chromosome 1, fAciRut3.2 maternal haplotype, whole genome shotgun sequence DNA encodes these proteins:
- the LOC117420486 gene encoding uncharacterized protein LOC117420486, whose amino-acid sequence MKFMVFLVCFCSANIVCQVYGRDISASKEKLGLNRGMANGLNGGMANGLPQMPQVVSGVPLLVFQQPGVPNGQQGQTGLPLTPQLNPNQLPQQALDMPQLQGQLLQLPNGMLTQLGFPQQPGVGLQYYVVLPQSNPAGVQQPMNPVQQQVQLQGLPVNVGNCIQQQAIAQAAAVAQAQAQAAVKRVKHSASGMAHPVREPVPGTGMPAVTGEETQVSSGSIATGPALTGEALNPFSV is encoded by the exons ATGAAGTTTATGGTTTTTCTAGTTTGTTTCTGCAGTGCAAATATTGTCTGCcaa GTTTATGGGCGGGATATATCTGCAAGCAAAGAG AAATTAGGACTAAACAGAGGCATGGCAAATGGATTAAACGGAGGCATGGCAAATGGGCTGCCTCAGATGCCACAG GTAGTATCCGGTGTACCATTATTAGTTTTCCAACAGCCTGGTGTTCCTAATGGTCAACAAGGTCAAACAGGTCTACCCCTCACACCTCAACTGAATCCTAATCAGTTGCCTCAGCAGGCACTTGATATGCCACAGCTTCAGGGGCAGCTACTTCAGCTACCTAATGGG ATGCTGACTCAGTTAGGCTTTCCTCAACAACCTGGAGTG GGTCTGCAATACTATGTTGTATTACCTCAATCAAATCCAGCAGGAGTGCAGCAACCAATGAACCCGGTCCAACAGCAGGTGCAGTTACAG GGTCTGCCAGTCAATGTTGGAAACTGTATCCAACAACAAGCAATCGCTCAGGCAGCTGCAGtagcacaggcacaggcacaggcagCAGTGAAACGAgtcaag cactcaGCATCTGGAATGGCTCATCCAGTTAGAGAG CCAGTTCCTGGAACTGGAATGCCAGCTGTCACTGGGGAAGAAACACAGGTCTCCTCAGGTTCAATAGCTACTGGGCCTGCTTTAACTGGTGAAGCATTAAACCCATTTTCAGTCTAG
- the LOC131737665 gene encoding uncharacterized protein LOC131737665 isoform X1 yields the protein MKIVAVLSCFLGTHVALPLYLNNYASNSVEFLGYSGLDHNGVSYRQQALPYVPSYVPVYQQQPGLRRTHQVARQPSIFMPAHGPMKPQIIMPVQWPMEPPMLMPAQDPMNPQVFFHNLGNLPPQVMLPSQVVLTPQINQVPNGPSQQDQTPQSPNKPPQDPQMQPQEPRLPNQVFPQQPNQGFPYYFAYQFPQQQSHLPKPTQLPGEQQTEQPTNQPASGSLQKISPLEGQGILSEASVAPTTDTNTVTDKVQIEM from the exons ATGAAGATTGTGGCAGTACTATCCTGTTTTCTAGGCACACACGTTGCTTTACCA CTATACCTGAACAACTATGCAAGCAACAGTGTGGAG tttttggggtACTCTGGACTTGACCACAATGGTGTTAGTTACAGACAACAG gcATTGCCATATGTCCCCTCTTATGTACCTGTATACCAACAACAACCAGGCCTTAGGAGGACACATCAGGTTGCTAGGCAACCTTCAATATTCATGCCAGCACACGGACCAATGAAACCTCAAATAATAATGCCAGTGCAATGGCCAATGGAACCTCCTATGCTAATGCCAGCACAAGATCCAATGAATCCTCAAGTGTTTTTCCACAATCTAGGAAACCTACCCCCTCAAGTAATGCTTCCCTCTCAGGTAGTCCTGACTCCACAGATCAATCAAGTTCCTAATGGACCATCTCAGCAGGATCAAACACCTCAGTCACCAAATAAACCTCCTCAAGATCCTCAAATGCAGCCACAAGAACCGCGGCTGCCTAAccag GTGTTTCCTCAACAGCCTAACCAG ggCTTTCCGTACTATTTTGCATATCAATTCCCTCAACAGCAAAGCCATCTACCAAAACCAACCCAACTACCAGGGGAGCAGCAGACAGAACAACCAACCAATCAGCCAGCCTCTGGGTCATTACAG aaaatatCACCTCTAGAAGGACAGGGCATCCTGTCAGAAGCATCTGTTGCACCAACTACTGATACCAATACTGTTACTGATAAGGTACAGATTGAAATgtaa
- the LOC131737665 gene encoding uncharacterized protein LOC131737665 isoform X2, whose translation MKIVAVLSCFLGTHVALPLYLNNYASNSVEFLGYSGLDHNGVSYRQQALPYVPSYVPVYQQQPGLRRTHQVARQPSIFMPAHGPMKPQIIMPVQWPMEPPMLMPAQDPMNPQVFFHNLGNLPPQVMLPSQVVLTPQINQVPNGPSQQDQTPQSPNKPPQDPQMQPQEPRLPNQGFPYYFAYQFPQQQSHLPKPTQLPGEQQTEQPTNQPASGSLQKISPLEGQGILSEASVAPTTDTNTVTDKVQIEM comes from the exons ATGAAGATTGTGGCAGTACTATCCTGTTTTCTAGGCACACACGTTGCTTTACCA CTATACCTGAACAACTATGCAAGCAACAGTGTGGAG tttttggggtACTCTGGACTTGACCACAATGGTGTTAGTTACAGACAACAG gcATTGCCATATGTCCCCTCTTATGTACCTGTATACCAACAACAACCAGGCCTTAGGAGGACACATCAGGTTGCTAGGCAACCTTCAATATTCATGCCAGCACACGGACCAATGAAACCTCAAATAATAATGCCAGTGCAATGGCCAATGGAACCTCCTATGCTAATGCCAGCACAAGATCCAATGAATCCTCAAGTGTTTTTCCACAATCTAGGAAACCTACCCCCTCAAGTAATGCTTCCCTCTCAGGTAGTCCTGACTCCACAGATCAATCAAGTTCCTAATGGACCATCTCAGCAGGATCAAACACCTCAGTCACCAAATAAACCTCCTCAAGATCCTCAAATGCAGCCACAAGAACCGCGGCTGCCTAAccag ggCTTTCCGTACTATTTTGCATATCAATTCCCTCAACAGCAAAGCCATCTACCAAAACCAACCCAACTACCAGGGGAGCAGCAGACAGAACAACCAACCAATCAGCCAGCCTCTGGGTCATTACAG aaaatatCACCTCTAGAAGGACAGGGCATCCTGTCAGAAGCATCTGTTGCACCAACTACTGATACCAATACTGTTACTGATAAGGTACAGATTGAAATgtaa
- the LOC131737665 gene encoding uncharacterized protein LOC131737665 isoform X3, translated as MKIVAVLSCFLGTHVALPLYLNNYASNSVEFLGYSGLDHNGVSYRQQALPYVPSYVPVYQQQPGLRRTHQVVLTPQINQVPNGPSQQDQTPQSPNKPPQDPQMQPQEPRLPNQVFPQQPNQGFPYYFAYQFPQQQSHLPKPTQLPGEQQTEQPTNQPASGSLQKISPLEGQGILSEASVAPTTDTNTVTDKVQIEM; from the exons ATGAAGATTGTGGCAGTACTATCCTGTTTTCTAGGCACACACGTTGCTTTACCA CTATACCTGAACAACTATGCAAGCAACAGTGTGGAG tttttggggtACTCTGGACTTGACCACAATGGTGTTAGTTACAGACAACAG gcATTGCCATATGTCCCCTCTTATGTACCTGTATACCAACAACAACCAGGCCTTAGGAGGACACATCAG GTAGTCCTGACTCCACAGATCAATCAAGTTCCTAATGGACCATCTCAGCAGGATCAAACACCTCAGTCACCAAATAAACCTCCTCAAGATCCTCAAATGCAGCCACAAGAACCGCGGCTGCCTAAccag GTGTTTCCTCAACAGCCTAACCAG ggCTTTCCGTACTATTTTGCATATCAATTCCCTCAACAGCAAAGCCATCTACCAAAACCAACCCAACTACCAGGGGAGCAGCAGACAGAACAACCAACCAATCAGCCAGCCTCTGGGTCATTACAG aaaatatCACCTCTAGAAGGACAGGGCATCCTGTCAGAAGCATCTGTTGCACCAACTACTGATACCAATACTGTTACTGATAAGGTACAGATTGAAATgtaa